Part of the Sporosarcina sp. FSL K6-2383 genome is shown below.
CTGTGGTGCATGAAGGAAGGTGATACCCTCTTGACGAAGTAATTCAGCCGTTTCCTCCTTACTGAAATCAGAACGAATTCCGAGTTCTTCTAGCACGTCAGAACTGCCTGCAGCACTGGAAATTTTCCGATTGCCGTGCTTGGCAACCAATGCACCTGCACCCGCTAGTACAAAGGCTGACGCTGTACTAATATTAAAGCTGTTCAAACCGTCCCCGCCTGTTCCACAGTTATCCATGTAGACACCTTCAGGAACGGGCAATTGAACAGCATGTGATTTCATAACAAATGCAAGAGCCGCCACCTCATGGGCCGTCTCTCCTTTACGTGACAATGCTACGAGGAAGTCAACAATATCCTTTGAATCTGTCCGTTCATCAAAAATGAGGTTGGCCGCCTCCAGCATTTCTTCATACATTAGATGCTTACCCTGCTCTACTTTACTCACAATCCCTCTCATCTCAATCTCTCCTCTGCTCAGCTCTTTTTTCTTAATTCACAACCTCTAACAACGAACGTGCCTTATTAACTGTTTCCATGTATTCTGCTGTCGGGTTCGATGCCGCCACAATCCCTGCACCCGCCTGTACGTATGCTTTTCCATCCCGCACAATCATCGTACGAATCGTTAACGCAAAATCCATGTTGCCATTAAAACCGATATAACCGATGGCTCCGCCATAAATGCCGCGATCCATTTGCTCTAATTCATCAATCAATTCCATCGCTCGTGTTTTCGGTGTTCCCGTTACTGTACCCGCCGGCAAACACGCACTCAAAGCATCCAATGAGTGAAGCACTGGCGATAACGTCCCTTCCACTTCAGACACCAAATGCATGACGTGCTCATAACGAACAACCTCCATATAGCTCGTAACGTCGACGGAGTCTGCTACACAAATTCTCGCTAGATCATGGCGTCCAAGTTCAACAAGCATATCGTGCTCCGACACCTCTTTCGGATCTGCACGCAACTCTTTTTCGAGCGCCACATCCTCTGCCTTGTCTTGCCCACGTCGACGTGTGCCCGCAATCGGATTCGTCATTACCTTGCCATTCGACACACTGACCAAACTTTCCGGCGACGTCCCCACCACAACATGATCGTCGAATTCCATATAGTACATATACGGCGAAGGATTACGTTTTCTCAGCTTACGGTACAATGAAAACGGGTCACCTTTGAAATCAGCTACCAATCTTCTCGACAGCACAACTTGCTCCACTTCTCCTTCACCTATATAACCTTTCGCCTGGCGCACCAAATCCTCAAACTGCTGTTGCGTTACAGAACTTGTATAGTCGGAGATTTCAAAGGTAGAGTCTTCATTTTCCGGTCCTGCCAACATACTTTCTGCTAACGCATCCAGGTCGGGCACACTTTGTACTTCATTAATTTCTGTATGCAGCAACGTCACTTCATTCAACACATGGTCGAAAATAACGATGGTTTCATAGATATTAAAATTGACGTCCGGGAATCCTAAATTTTCCTCTGTACGGTGGCCATCTTCTCGTGCCGCCCCGTACCCGACATAGCCGACCGCACCGCCTGTAAATGGAAAGTCGATATCATCCGTAATCCGCGGCATCAAACGTTTCAACAGCACAAACAAATCGCCCTCATGGCTGTATTTCTTCCCCGTTGCGTAGACATGCTCCTCAATTTTGCCTTCCCGTCCGCTATAACACTTCACCGGATCCATCCCAAGGAACGAATAACGCCCAGATCCTTCATGCTTCGAAGAACTTTCGAGTAAAAACTTTCGCTCGCCTTGCATTCTTCTAAAAATCAAAATTGGCGTAAGCGAATCACCATTAACCTTCTTCATCGTCGTCCTTAAACTCTTCTGCCCTGTGCTCATCTCATCTCTCCTCATCTCTTTTTGAGTTCATTTATAAATTGAAATCAAATACGCCTTGGCGTATTTGCGTCCAGATTTTGAATTGAGCTTGAGGCCTACAGGATGTAGGTCATGCAGTCGTTGCGACATGACGTCGCGAGTTTAGACTGCCTTCCTTTAACTCCCCTCAAAATCTGTGACATCCGCGGGCCGACAGGATGTCGGTCATGCAACCTTTGCCACAGGACGTGGCGTTCTTTGGTTGCCTTCCTTTTATTTTTATTCAGCAGGCATTTGAACTTCTGCTGAATAAAAATAAAAAAAGCCCTCTGCAAAAGGACATAAAAGTCCGATTGCAGAGGACGGAATAAACCGCGTTGCCACCTCTAATTGAAGCATAACTGCTTCCACTTAGTGCGCCTAAATCAATTACGCCTCGGTGTAATTGTGTCCAGATTTTGAATTGAGCAGAGCTCAATTAACTCCTTTCAAAATCTGTGACATCCACCGGAGGCTTTAACTTGCTTCAGCAAGTTAATAAGGCACATCCCCTAACGCGGGATATACGTCTCCCTTGAACATATTCAAGGGAACTCTCATAAGTCCATTCACATCGGCTGCGAATCAGTTTCCACCACCCACTGACTCTCTTAAATCGCGCACCCATGCTACTCTTCTTATTCAACAATTTCTCAGCTATGCTCTTCTCATCTCGACTCATCTATCCGTGGGCGGCACCGCTCTCGGTACCTCCTGCCCGTCTTTGAACAAAAAAGTTATTCTTATCTTAGTACGTGGAAAGTTAATTGTCAACCTTTTCAGTCAACAATTAAACCTATCATTTTTGAACATTCCGCGCCAACGCGCTACAATAGAGGTAAGAAATTTCCTGGATTGGGTGACAGCGATGAGAATTAATAAATATTTAAGCGAAGCGGGAATCGTTTCCCGTCGCGGTGCAGATAAATGGATTGAAGATGGACGTATAACCATCAACGGGCAACTAGCGGAACTTGGTAGCAAAGTACAAGAAGGCGATGACGTTCATGCGGATGGAAAACCAGTCAAAACAGAACAACAACTCGTCTATATCGCACTCAACAAACCTGTTGGTATTACAAGCACAACAGAACGCCATATCGAGGGAAACGTTGTCGACTTCATCAACCATCCCCTACGCATTTTCCATATCGGACGGCTCGATAAAGACTCAGATGGACTGCTTCTCATGACAAACGACGGCGACATCGTCAATGAAATTTTGCGTGAAGAACACGGTCATGAAAAAGAATACATCGTCACTGTTGATCATCCGATTACGCAAGCATTTATCGACAAAATGGAATCGGGCGTCCCTATTTTAGACACCGTGACAAAACCATGCAAAGTAAAACAACTCGGGCCACGCAAATTCAACATCACATTAACCCAAGGGCTCAATCGCCAAATCCGTCGCATGTGCTCCGCACTCGGTTACAACGTCCAGAACTTACGACGCACGCGTATCCTCAATATCCACTTGGGCAATTTACAGAATGGACAATGGCGTGATTTGACGAAAGAAGAGCTGAACGAGATGTTTAGCATGATGAATTATAAGCCGAAACGATAAAAACTGTTATACACTTAGATTTCCCCAAGTATATAACAGTTTTTCCACTCTAAATAATCTGTGTCTTAGTAATCTAAAAAAGAATATCAAAACTATAGAACTGCAAGCGTGAATCAATAATACCCCAGCATAGTTAATCTATGAAAGTACTTTTATTAGTCGACATATCGAAATAGCTTGTCTACTCTTCAATTCTTCTACTATAATACTATATAATACCATCCAAAAAATTTCGTCAATTTAAAGGAGGAAGTCACATGCTCGTCAGAGATTTATATTTACCCAAACAAGATGTAGTCATTGCGCATACTGAACAAACTGTTATGGAAGTATTAACAAAAATCAAAGAAAGTGGCTACCGATGCATTCCTGTTGTGGACAGTAATGATAATTACAAAGGGATGATTTACAGAGTCCACTTAATTGAATACATTTACGAGGATAACGGGGATAAAAATACGACCGTCGAACATTTATTAAAGCACCAGGATGCATTTATATCTGAACGTTCTTCTTTCTTAAACGCATTGATTGATATTAAGTCATTGCCATTTCTAAGCGTTGTTGAAAACGGCAAGCTAATTGGGATCCTAACGCATAACAAGGTCGAAAGCGTATTGGAGGATGCATTTGGTCTGAAAACAGGTGGTATCAATATTACGATTTCGTCAACCGAAGCAAAAGGCATGATTGAGAAATTAACAAAAACGCTACGGGGCGAAAATATCGAAGGCATGTTCACGCTGGATAATGGTTCCGTGTTGGCACGAAGAGTTGTTATCACGCTTGAGGATGGAAAGACAGAAGAGGATATTGAGAAGCTAAGCGACAAGCTCGAAAAGAATGGTTTTAGAATTTTACATGTCGATCATATTGGACAAAGTAAATAAAATAAAGGCTAGATTACAGCGAATGATTTCGCTTGATCTAGCCTTTTTATATTCAAACTACCGTATATTCTTCACCAAATAATACACCCGTGCAATCATTTCCTTTTCTTTTCAAATGAAGTAATCGACAAGCCTTCCATTACTGTCATTTCTCCTATTTTCACAAACCCACTTTTTTCATAGAAATGAACAGCAGGTGCATTTTTAGAACCCGTTGATACAATTAGCGTTTCATCGCCTTCACCATAGCTTTCAACGAAGTCCAATAGTCTCCCCGCAATCCCTTTTCTAAAGTGTTTAGGATACACCATTAACCGATGAATATCAATTAACTCCTCTTCTACTTTGATTGAAATAACTCCGCCCAACTCTCCATCTACATAACAGCCATAGAAAGTTTCTCCACATCGTTGCAAAGTAATCACCGTGTCCCTTAATGGTGGGATATCATAGAAATCAATTAATTCTGCTTCCACCTTATACGATGGAATTTGAACATCTAACACTTCTTCAGCAAATTTGGGATCTGTAATATCTATTTCTTTAATCAATGTTATCCTCCTCAAATTTAACTTTAGGACCGAAATAGTATGATGTATCTTTTTCAAGTTTCAAGTATATATTATTTCATTTGTTTTGTTTTGTTTCTTTCTTTCCCCAACGATATGAGTTATAGCGAAGGTGAAAGAGGTGGATAATATGCCAACAATTCTTGATGATTATAAACCACAAATAACAGAAGAACAAGTGGTGCTGAGCCGCAAATCAATGGATTTTGTCAAAGTCATGATGCTTCAAGGAAGAACTTGAAAGAGAACGAGAAAGACTTTATCAAGGACTTAGTGAAATAGAGAAGAAAAAAGCTTTTGAAGTTTTGAGTAAGCAATTCAATATTCCGGATTTCATTACTGTTCGTGATGTTTCTGAAATTCTAGGAATCACACCTCAAATGGTTCGAAGGCACCGTTCTGACGGGAAACTTAAATCCTACCAAACGCTAGAAGGCAGTGGTAAGTGGCGAATTGACGCTGAACAATTTATGGATAAACCAAGTTGGGATAAGTTCATTGAAAAACGAGCAAAGCTAAAAAACAATCGATAAACATCGCAGAAAAAGTCCTCGAATACCTAGACGATGTAGAATAGATTGTCAGGGAGGCAATGAGAAAGTTAAAACCATATCTATTAGATACAAATGTATTTAGATATACGGTGAACCCAACCTGTGGTGAAGATTTACGAAGGGCAGCCAGACTTTTCGGAAAAACGCTTTACACGATTTCAAAAATGGGAAAGCCATTCTTCTTGTATCAAGGAAGGTTATTCGTGAAATAGAAGTTCAATCATTAACCTACCCGATAAAGAAAAACGTAAAATTGTGGGTCAATTAGAACTTTGTCAAGAAGTCTCACCCAGTCGTTTTATCCCCAGAAATTGAACACAAAATCAGACAAGTAACTCCCCACGTTCTCTCTAATTTTAAAGACGATATGGGTAGAGACAAAATGGAATACGGTGGTATGTCCGACGCACAAATACTCTATACCGCCTACATTGAAGATGCTATTTTAATTACAGCGAATGTTAAAAACTTCTTTGAATTAGACCAAGAATCATAGGGAAACACCAAAAAGCGAGGACACCTCTTACAAGGTACCTCGCCTTTTTAATCAAACAATCTTTATTTTATAGACAGGAGTTCCTGGCACATTCATGACTATTTTTTTGGGGGTTCATTAACAGCAAGATTGACTAAATCAACCATCTTGCCTACGAAACTTTCTAGAAGCTTTTCCCCTTTTTCCACACTAGCAAGCGTCGCATCTCCAAATACTCCACTTTTACTTAAATCCCCTAGAGATATTGTAGAACTTCCATATAGTGCAGGTCTATCAGGGTACTCCTTTACAGCCTTGGACATATCAACTAATTCAGGCTTTACCGCAAGCATCAAGGAGGTTTCAAATTCACAAGCATGGATCATACCGGACCAAGTCTGAGAATCACAATGTTCTGCCATGACTTTATGAATATCGGGATAAAATAAGTAGATGACATTCATATCTAGCTCATCCATCAGCTCACGAGTCGCATATTTCATAGCTGCATTATTAGCATCATGCCCGTTCACTAGAATAAGTGTTTTTACGCCATACCGGTTAACACTGTGAGCTACATCTTTAATAACTGCTTCAACATGATGTTGCTGAAGTGAAACTGTCCCCGGAATATCACGCCATACCCATGAGTAACCGAATGGTACAGCTGGTAATAATAGAGCTCCAGTCTCCTCACAAATTCTTCGTGAAATGCCTTCAGCTAAATAGATGTCAACGCCTAATGGAAGATGGTGGCCATGCTGTTCTGTAGCACCTAAAGGTAAAATGGCAACTGGGTATTCCTCTATCGCAATTTTAACTTGGTCTCTAGTCATGTTAATCAATTCTTTAGCCTTTGCCATCTCGTTCAGCTCCTTAGTCCCTGCATCAGCTCTACATAACGTTTTGCTTTTTCTTCGATATTCTTCAAATCTTTTGTAGTTGCACCCCTTGGTACAAGGTCATTTCCAATAGCAAATGAAGAGCAGCCTGCTTCATAATAATCTTTTAAATTATTTAGATCAACGCCACCTACTCCCATAATATGTACATTCGGAAATGGTCCTTGAAGACTTTTCACATAGGATACCCCAAGCACATTTGCTGGGAATAATTTCACTACTTCCACTTCTTCTTGTACCGCTTGCATAATCTCTCCTGGAGTGAATACGCCGGGAATTACGCTCACACGTTTTGATTGTACATAGCGGGTTAAGTCTCGATCCCAACCAGGTGTAATGATATACTTGCCTCCAGCGTCCAATACACGATCTACTTGGTGTGTGTGAACGACAGTACCTGCCCCAAGATAAACCGAAGCTTGGAATGCCGAACTAATTTTCCGAATGGAACCAAGTGCTTTCTCTTCTTCGCTCAATGATACCTCAAGCATTGTAATACCATTTTCAACCAACTTCTCTGTGATGGCAACTGCATATTCCGGATCTATCCCTCTTAGAATCGCTACAATACTTCCATTTTCTACTATCATAATTTAATTATCACCCTTCAAATTGCCCTAACCAACGGGCAGGATTGTCTACAAATATTGTATTAATATCGTTTTGACTTACGCCTTCTTCCAATAAGCGCGGTATGAATTTTTTCAAAATATATTCAAAACCAGGACCTCCACCATAAGCGTGTAAATAAGCTTGGCGACCCATATCGGCAGAAATGAGAAGTTGTTTTACATAGCCATTTTCAATCATATTTTTGATAAGCCCCACCCTAGTACTGTCAGGGTAATATTTTATCTTACTTACACCGTCAAATTGCACATATGCTCCTCTTTTGGCAAGTTGTAAATGATAATATGGATCTGCGTTTCGATCGCTATGACCTACTGCCACTTTTGTAAGATCAACTTGTTCCTCTTCTAAAATATCAAGCAGCTCTTCACCCATTGTTCCTGCTTCTGTGTGCAGCCACACGGGTGCACCTGTTTCTTTTTGTGCTCGACCAACAGCTCTCGTAACTTTTTCTTCAAGAGGATGAATTAATTGATCCCAAGATCCGGCTTTTAAAAAGCCGGCTTTGGCGTCAGTTCCATCCATTCCTATCGTAACGTCTCTTACTAACTTTTCTTGGATTTCCTCAATCGTTAATGCCTCTACCCATGCTGGGAAATAAATATGTTTGTTAAATCCCGTAGTCGCAATCACATTAACACCCGCTTCTACCGCCATCCGCTTTAGTTTAGAAGCGTCTCTTCCGTAATCTAAAGTAGTCGCATCTACTAGCGCATTTCCACCTGCTTTTTTAAACCTTAAAAGTTCACTGACTGATGCTTCATAGTCTGTCAGCTCTAAATCACGATCCTTTTGATTTGAAGGTGGATTTGTCCACAAATGTTCGTGACTATAAGTAAATCCAAGATCCTTTACGCCTATATCCCCTAAAACCGTTCTTATTTTTCCCATCAAGAATTCCTCCTACACACTATATTCTTCACTTATAAGCCAATTCCAAATAACATTCCCACTAGTCTAATGATGACAACAACGATAATAGCATCCGGTGAAGCAAACCAAAGGCCCTCGATGCCATAAGCTGTTACATCAACTAGTGGATAGGCAAGTGCTACGAGTAGTGACCATGAAATACCTAAGAACAAACCTGCAATCATTGCACCTCTTCTTCCACCTGTAGCGTTACCAAAAACACCTGCAGCACCACCCATGAAGAATAATCCGATAACGGAAGGTAATACAACTACAGGGAGTATACTCGATATTAATGTCACTAAAAGACCCCCTACTAACGCTGACAAGAAACCAAGCGTTACAGCGATTGGAGCGAATGAAAAGAAGATAGGAACGTCTAAAGCAGGTTTTGCGCCAGGTACTATTTTTTCCGCTACCCCTTTAAATGCAGGAACAATCTCCCCTAGGAACATCCGCACACCTTGTAGAAGAATAAGAATACCTGCGACAAACGTTAAAGCATTCATTAAGGAAAACTGAAATACGTCTGTTCCACCTGTGATCTCATGCATTGTTGCTCCATCTACAAAGATCGCAGTCACTAAATAAAGAGCAATCATTATGATTCCCATCAGAACACTCATATCTTTTAAGAAATCAAGTGACTTGGGTACTTTAACATCCTCTGTTGATTTCTCTTTATTGCCCAACTTACCGCCAATCCACCCGGACATACTAATCCACGTGCTCCCCCAGAAACCAAATGCAATGTTGTCATTGCCTGTGATCTTCCTCACAAACGGTTGTGAAATTGCAGGGAAAAGTACCATTGAAATACCTTGAATGATAGAACCAAGAATAATGGTAGTGGTACTAGATAGCCCCATCTGATTAAAGACAATTGCCATTGTACCAGCAAATGAGAACATCATATGTCCAGTCAAAAAGATATACTTCCACTTTGTTACTCTGGCAATCAATAAGTTAATTAAAAAGGAGAAAACTAATATTAAAGCTGTTTCCGTCCCTAATACAGTTTGCACCGAAGCGACTAAAGCATTGTCCTCCGCAACAATACCTGTTAATCCGAAAGCTTTATTAAACATATTACTAAATGGAACCAAGGCACCAACGATAACATTAGCTCCTTGTTGTAAAATAATGAATCCAAAAATGGTTTTTAATGTACCTTTAATCACATCGGAAGTAGATTTCCGAAGAGCCACTAATCCGACGAGCGCAATAATCCCCAGAATAATTGCTGGATTACTTAAGACTGATACAACTGCATCTAACATATTTCATCACCCCTTTTCAGCTAATCTTTTAATGATAGGCATTACTTTACTTTCAATCTCATCTTTGTCCAATAAGTTATTGATAGAAATAACTTCCATAGGCTCATCCTGTAACTCAGTTGAAATTTCACTTGATGCCACCATAAAATCACATGACATTCCCTTGGCAGATCCTAAATCAACCGCTTCCCCATTCACTTCATACCCATGACCTTTTGCTATAGACTGAATATCCATTAGAAGCATTAAACTAGTTCCAAATCCCATTCCACATACCGTTACTATTTTCATTAATAAACACCCCTTTTTAGATTATCGAAAGAATATCTTCTTTCGTTGTCGCTGTATTCATAATCATATTTAACTTCTCTTCATCCCTTAATAAATTCGCCAGCGCTTGAAGCATTTCAATGTGGCTAGTGCTATCTGTTCCGCAAAGTGCACAAACTAGTGTTATAGGATCATTAGATGGATGTCCAAATACGACCGGCTCACTCAATCTAACGATAGATACGCCTTTTCCTAATGCACCCGATTCAGGTCTAGCATGCGGAAATGCAATATGGGGGGCAATTACAATATACGGTCCCACATCTTGAAATCCTTTTACCATTGCGTCTACATATCGGTCTTCTGCTAGTCCTGCGTTTACTAATAATTGCCCCGCCTTTCTAATGGCGTCTTCAGCATTTTCTGCTTTAATATCCAGTTCAATCAGTTCTTCTGTAAGCACTAACATTCTTTCATCCCTTTCCTTCATTTGTTTTCGTTTTGTTTCTTCCATCTAAATCAATGTAATACTCATAACGATCTCCTCTATTCGACATTTCAACTAATTCAAATGGAGTCCCGTCTTCCAAATAAGAAACTCTAGTTAAATGTAACAAGGCTGATTGAGGCGGTATTCGTAACTCTATAGCTTCAAGATCACTGGCATTTCTAGCCTGAATTCGTTCGTTAGCTTTACTAAGCCGTATATCATATTCATCCTCTAAGGTTTCATATAATGATTCCCCTTGCAGGCCTTTTTCTAGTAAACCCGGCACATATTTAGCACGCATATAGTTAATCATTATGGCAATAGGCTCTCCATTAGCTAAACGTATCCTTTTTAGACAAAGGATTTTTTCACTGGAAGATAGTTGTAATTTCTTTTTAAGTTTCTGAGTTGGCTCCATTTCCATCAGCACTGTATTTTCAGTTTGTATTTCTTTTCCCTGCCGTTGCATCTCTTCTGTCCAACTCGTAATTGTCCCTGCAGTTTGCACTATGCTTTTTGACTCTACAAAGGTGCCTTTACCTTGTATCTTCCTCACTACTCCATCAACGACTAATTCATCAATCGTCCTGCGTACAGTTATCCGGCTAACACCGTACATCTTTTCAATTTCCGGCTCGATTGGCAGGACATCTCCCTCCACAAGGTTCTCTTCAATATACTTTGTTAAGGACACTTTCAACTGCTTATACAGGGGTGTCTTCGATTTACTACTCAACGGTTCTTGTTGCACACCTCTCCGCCCTTTCATTTCATATTCATTATGATGTATTTCAAATAATCAACTTAATTGAATCATAACATTATAATGTATTATGTCAATAATTTTATTTAAAGCGTTTTCATTATAATGATTATCATTTTAATGGTTTGATTAAAAACGTCCCCTAACCGGTAGCCCGGCTAAGAGACATTTGTCTGACCTCATATTTGCGAAGTATTCATAGAGGATTAACTACATAAGGTTTCACCACAACATTTCGTTCAGTAAATACAAAAAAGCGAGGACACCTCTCACAGTGTACCTCGCTTGTCTAGTTAAGCAGTTTTCACTTTATCATCCGGTTCTGGCACCTTCGCGAGTAGAACAAGCCCGATAACGAACAACACTACGAGACTGAATACACCGTTTGCGGAGCTCCCTGTCAGCTGTGTCGTCAACGCTACCAATAAAGGACCCATGACGGATGCGAACTTGCCGAAAATATTATAGAATCCGAAAAACTCATTTGCTTTTTCTTTCGGGACAATTCTAGCAAAATAGGAACGACTAAGCGCCTGGATGCCTCCCTGTGACGTTGCAACAAGCATCGCCAAGATCCAGAAATCCATCGTTGTTTTCATGAAATACGCATAAATACAAACGATAATATAAACACAAATACCAACATACAACATCTTTTTCCCTGTAAACTTCTGCGCCAGCTTACCGTAAATAATCGAAAATGGTGCAGCTACCACTTGTGTGACAAACAAAATAATTAGAAGATTAGTAGCGCTAATCCCTAAATCAGTTCCGTAGGCTGTTGACATATTAATAATCGTCCCGACGCCATCAATGTAGAAAAAGTAAGCCAGTAAGAATAAAAACACTGTCCGATATTTACGAATTTCTTTAAATGTCCCACCAAGCCGTCTGAAACTACCTCCGAGTATATTCGACTCACGTTTCACGCCATGAAGCTGACGCACATTTTTCAGCATCGGAATCGTAAACACAAACCACCAAATTGCCGTAATGACGAAGGCGATCCTACTCGCCATAGACACTGCAAGTGGAATCACTTCATTCTGGGCCAATAAAATAATAGCAATACTAATAATAAACGGAATTGTACTTCCAATATACCCAAAACCAAAGCCGCGTGCAGATATGTGATTCATTTGCTTTTGCGGTGTTACATCAACGAGAAATGCATCATAAAATATATTCGCACCATGGAAGCCAACGGCCGTTACCGTGTAGATAATCAATAACCACAACCAATTATCCCCCGGTACAAATGCCAACGAAACTGTCGAGACTGTCCCCACGAGGAAAAAGAACAGGAAAAATTTCTTCTTTAATCCTTCGTAATCCGCAATCGCCCCTAAAACCGGCCCAATCATTGCCAAAATGAACGTCGCAATGGCAACTGAATAACCCAAATACGCAGTTGAATTCGACAAACTAACGCCAGCATCAGTTGCAACCGCCTTATAATATAGTGGAAAAACCGCGGTCGTAATAATAATGGAATATGCCGAGTTTGCCCAATCATAGAAAATCCAACTATTCTCTTGTTTCGTATACTTCTTCATCCCCACACCCCTTTCATCCCCTATAGACAGTTTACACGAAGTTGAATGTAAACATTGTAAAACTTCAATCTATTCTCAACAGTTCCTTTATCACTTTTCCATCCGTATTTCCCAAATCTACCCCTAGTAATCTTGCAAACGTTGGTCCCTCATCAACCAACCGCATATGTTCAATTTTCACATT
Proteins encoded:
- a CDS encoding creatininase family protein: MAKAKELINMTRDQVKIAIEEYPVAILPLGATEQHGHHLPLGVDIYLAEGISRRICEETGALLLPAVPFGYSWVWRDIPGTVSLQQHHVEAVIKDVAHSVNRYGVKTLILVNGHDANNAAMKYATRELMDELDMNVIYLFYPDIHKVMAEHCDSQTWSGMIHACEFETSLMLAVKPELVDMSKAVKEYPDRPALYGSSTISLGDLSKSGVFGDATLASVEKGEKLLESFVGKMVDLVNLAVNEPPKK
- a CDS encoding PTS ascorbate transporter subunit IIC — its product is MLDAVVSVLSNPAIILGIIALVGLVALRKSTSDVIKGTLKTIFGFIILQQGANVIVGALVPFSNMFNKAFGLTGIVAEDNALVASVQTVLGTETALILVFSFLINLLIARVTKWKYIFLTGHMMFSFAGTMAIVFNQMGLSSTTTIILGSIIQGISMVLFPAISQPFVRKITGNDNIAFGFWGSTWISMSGWIGGKLGNKEKSTEDVKVPKSLDFLKDMSVLMGIIMIALYLVTAIFVDGATMHEITGGTDVFQFSLMNALTFVAGILILLQGVRMFLGEIVPAFKGVAEKIVPGAKPALDVPIFFSFAPIAVTLGFLSALVGGLLVTLISSILPVVVLPSVIGLFFMGGAAGVFGNATGGRRGAMIAGLFLGISWSLLVALAYPLVDVTAYGIEGLWFASPDAIIVVVIIRLVGMLFGIGL
- a CDS encoding GNAT family N-acetyltransferase; protein product: MIKEIDITDPKFAEEVLDVQIPSYKVEAELIDFYDIPPLRDTVITLQRCGETFYGCYVDGELGGVISIKVEEELIDIHRLMVYPKHFRKGIAGRLLDFVESYGEGDETLIVSTGSKNAPAVHFYEKSGFVKIGEMTVMEGLSITSFEKKRK
- a CDS encoding CBS domain-containing protein, which encodes MLVRDLYLPKQDVVIAHTEQTVMEVLTKIKESGYRCIPVVDSNDNYKGMIYRVHLIEYIYEDNGDKNTTVEHLLKHQDAFISERSSFLNALIDIKSLPFLSVVENGKLIGILTHNKVESVLEDAFGLKTGGINITISSTEAKGMIEKLTKTLRGENIEGMFTLDNGSVLARRVVITLEDGKTEEDIEKLSDKLEKNGFRILHVDHIGQSK
- a CDS encoding pseudouridine synthase — protein: MRINKYLSEAGIVSRRGADKWIEDGRITINGQLAELGSKVQEGDDVHADGKPVKTEQQLVYIALNKPVGITSTTERHIEGNVVDFINHPLRIFHIGRLDKDSDGLLLMTNDGDIVNEILREEHGHEKEYIVTVDHPITQAFIDKMESGVPILDTVTKPCKVKQLGPRKFNITLTQGLNRQIRRMCSALGYNVQNLRRTRILNIHLGNLQNGQWRDLTKEELNEMFSMMNYKPKR
- a CDS encoding bifunctional 4-hydroxy-2-oxoglutarate aldolase/2-dehydro-3-deoxy-phosphogluconate aldolase produces the protein MIVENGSIVAILRGIDPEYAVAITEKLVENGITMLEVSLSEEEKALGSIRKISSAFQASVYLGAGTVVHTHQVDRVLDAGGKYIITPGWDRDLTRYVQSKRVSVIPGVFTPGEIMQAVQEEVEVVKLFPANVLGVSYVKSLQGPFPNVHIMGVGGVDLNNLKDYYEAGCSSFAIGNDLVPRGATTKDLKNIEEKAKRYVELMQGLRS
- a CDS encoding PTS sugar transporter subunit IIB — translated: MKIVTVCGMGFGTSLMLLMDIQSIAKGHGYEVNGEAVDLGSAKGMSCDFMVASSEISTELQDEPMEVISINNLLDKDEIESKVMPIIKRLAEKG
- a CDS encoding helix-turn-helix domain-containing protein yields the protein MSKQFNIPDFITVRDVSEILGITPQMVRRHRSDGKLKSYQTLEGSGKWRIDAEQFMDKPSWDKFIEKRAKLKNNR
- the trpE gene encoding anthranilate synthase component I → MSTGQKSLRTTMKKVNGDSLTPILIFRRMQGERKFLLESSSKHEGSGRYSFLGMDPVKCYSGREGKIEEHVYATGKKYSHEGDLFVLLKRLMPRITDDIDFPFTGGAVGYVGYGAAREDGHRTEENLGFPDVNFNIYETIVIFDHVLNEVTLLHTEINEVQSVPDLDALAESMLAGPENEDSTFEISDYTSSVTQQQFEDLVRQAKGYIGEGEVEQVVLSRRLVADFKGDPFSLYRKLRKRNPSPYMYYMEFDDHVVVGTSPESLVSVSNGKVMTNPIAGTRRRGQDKAEDVALEKELRADPKEVSEHDMLVELGRHDLARICVADSVDVTSYMEVVRYEHVMHLVSEVEGTLSPVLHSLDALSACLPAGTVTGTPKTRAMELIDELEQMDRGIYGGAIGYIGFNGNMDFALTIRTMIVRDGKAYVQAGAGIVAASNPTAEYMETVNKARSLLEVVN
- a CDS encoding phosphotriesterase-related protein; translation: MMGKIRTVLGDIGVKDLGFTYSHEHLWTNPPSNQKDRDLELTDYEASVSELLRFKKAGGNALVDATTLDYGRDASKLKRMAVEAGVNVIATTGFNKHIYFPAWVEALTIEEIQEKLVRDVTIGMDGTDAKAGFLKAGSWDQLIHPLEEKVTRAVGRAQKETGAPVWLHTEAGTMGEELLDILEEEQVDLTKVAVGHSDRNADPYYHLQLAKRGAYVQFDGVSKIKYYPDSTRVGLIKNMIENGYVKQLLISADMGRQAYLHAYGGGPGFEYILKKFIPRLLEEGVSQNDINTIFVDNPARWLGQFEG